One Rhea pennata isolate bPtePen1 chromosome 3, bPtePen1.pri, whole genome shotgun sequence DNA segment encodes these proteins:
- the ASF1A gene encoding histone chaperone ASF1A isoform X1, whose protein sequence is MAKVQVNNVVVLDNPSPFYNPFQFEITFECIEDLSEDLEWKIIYVGSAESEEYDQVLDSVLVGPVPAGRHMFVFQADAPNPGLIPDADAVGVTVVLITCTYRGQEFIRVGYYVNNEYTETELRENPPVKPDFSKLQRNILASNPRVTRFHINWEDNTEKLEDAESSNPNLQSLLSTDALPSASKGWSTSENSLNVMLESHMDCM, encoded by the exons atggcAAAGGTTCAGGTGAACAATGTAGTGGTGTTGGATAATCCTTCTCCTTTCTACAATCCTTTTCAATTCGAAATCACATTTGAGTGCATAGAGGACCTCTCTGAAG atttggaatggaaaataatttacGTGGGTTCAGCTGAAAGCGAGGAGTATGATCAAGTGTTAGACTCTGTTTTAGTTGGACCTGTTCCTGCGGGCAGACACATGTTTGTATTTCAG GCTGATGCACCGAATCCAGGGCTTATTCCAGATGCAGATGCAGTAGGTGTAACAGTTGTGTTAATTACATGCACCTATCGAGGTCAAGAATTTATTAGAGTCGGCTACTATGTAAACAATGAATATACTGAAACAGAACTGAGAGAGAATCCACCAGTAAAACCAGATTTTTCTAAG cttcaaaggaatattttggCATCTAATCCCAGAGTCACAAGATTCCACATTAACTGGGAGGACAACACTGAAAAACTGGAAGATGCAGAGAGCAGTAACCCAAACCTACAGTCACTGCTTTCTACAGATGCATTACCTTCAGCATCAAAGGGGTGGTCAACATCAGAAAATTCATTAAATGTTATGTTAGAATCTCATATGGACTGCATGTGA
- the ASF1A gene encoding histone chaperone ASF1A isoform X2 has protein sequence MFVFQADAPNPGLIPDADAVGVTVVLITCTYRGQEFIRVGYYVNNEYTETELRENPPVKPDFSKLQRNILASNPRVTRFHINWEDNTEKLEDAESSNPNLQSLLSTDALPSASKGWSTSENSLNVMLESHMDCM, from the exons ATGTTTGTATTTCAG GCTGATGCACCGAATCCAGGGCTTATTCCAGATGCAGATGCAGTAGGTGTAACAGTTGTGTTAATTACATGCACCTATCGAGGTCAAGAATTTATTAGAGTCGGCTACTATGTAAACAATGAATATACTGAAACAGAACTGAGAGAGAATCCACCAGTAAAACCAGATTTTTCTAAG cttcaaaggaatattttggCATCTAATCCCAGAGTCACAAGATTCCACATTAACTGGGAGGACAACACTGAAAAACTGGAAGATGCAGAGAGCAGTAACCCAAACCTACAGTCACTGCTTTCTACAGATGCATTACCTTCAGCATCAAAGGGGTGGTCAACATCAGAAAATTCATTAAATGTTATGTTAGAATCTCATATGGACTGCATGTGA